A portion of the Cervus canadensis isolate Bull #8, Minnesota chromosome 26, ASM1932006v1, whole genome shotgun sequence genome contains these proteins:
- the LOC122428289 gene encoding 40S ribosomal protein S27-like, giving the protein RPPHNNTHLATDLLHPSPEEKRKHKKKRLVQRPNSYFMDVKCPGCYKITTVFSHAQIVVLCVGCSTVLYQPTGGKARLTEGCSFRRKQH; this is encoded by the coding sequence CGACCTCCTCACAATAACACGCATCTTGCAACGGATCTTCTTCATCCCTCtccagaagagaagaggaaacacaagAAGAAGCGCCTGGTGCAGAGACCCAATTCCTATTTCATGGATGTAAAATGCCCAGGATGCTATAAAATCACCACCGTCTTTAGCCATGCACAAATAGTAGTTTTGTGTGTTGGCTGCTCTACTGTCCTCTACCAGCCTACAGGAGGAAAAGCAAGGCTTACAGAAGGATGCTCTTTCAGACGGAAGCAGCACTAA
- the OCIAD1 gene encoding OCIA domain-containing protein 1 isoform X2, producing MNGRADFREPNAEVPRPIPHIGADYIPTEEERRVFAECNDESFWFRSVPLAATSMLITQGLISKGILSSHPKYGSIPKLIFACIMGYFAGKLSYVKTCQEKFKNLENSPLGEALRSGQARRSSPTGHYSQRSKYDSNVSGHSSFATSPAADNLEKEMLPHYEPIPFSASLNESTPTGITDHIAQVKVNKYGDTWDE from the exons ATGAATGGGAGGGCTGATTTTCGAGAGCCAAATGCGGAAGTTCCAAGACCAATTCCCC ACATAGGGGCTGATTACATTCCAacggaggaagaaagaagagtctTTGCAGAGTGCAATGATGAAAGCTTCTGGTTCAGAT CTGTACCTTTGGCTGCAACAAGTATGTTGATTACTCAAGGGTTGATTAGtaaag GAATCCTTTCAAGTCATCCCAAATATGGTTCCATTCCTAAACTTATAT ttGCTTGCATCATGGGATACTTTGCTGGAAAGCTTTCTTATGTGAAAACTTGCCAGGAGAAGTTCAAGAATCTTGAGAATTCCCCTCTTGGAGAAGCTTTACGATCAGGACAGGCACGACGATCTTCACCAACTGG gcACTATTCTCAGAGGTCAAAATATGACTCAAATGTGAGTGGTCATTCATCTTTTGCAACATCTCCAGCAGCAGACAACTTAGAAAAAGAGATGCTTCCTCATTATGAGCCAATTCCGTTCAGTGCTTCTTTGAATGAATCTACTCCAACTGGTATTACTGATCATATTGCCCAAG
- the OCIAD1 gene encoding OCIA domain-containing protein 1 isoform X1, translating into MNGRADFREPNAEVPRPIPHIGADYIPTEEERRVFAECNDESFWFRSVPLAATSMLITQGLISKGILSSHPKYGSIPKLIFACIMGYFAGKLSYVKTCQEKFKNLENSPLGEALRSGQARRSSPTGHYSQRSKYDSNVSGHSSFATSPAADNLEKEMLPHYEPIPFSASLNESTPTGITDHIAQGPEPNIEESPKRKNITYEELRNKNRESYEVTLTHKTDPSVRPMQERMPKKEVKVNKYGDTWDE; encoded by the exons ATGAATGGGAGGGCTGATTTTCGAGAGCCAAATGCGGAAGTTCCAAGACCAATTCCCC ACATAGGGGCTGATTACATTCCAacggaggaagaaagaagagtctTTGCAGAGTGCAATGATGAAAGCTTCTGGTTCAGAT CTGTACCTTTGGCTGCAACAAGTATGTTGATTACTCAAGGGTTGATTAGtaaag GAATCCTTTCAAGTCATCCCAAATATGGTTCCATTCCTAAACTTATAT ttGCTTGCATCATGGGATACTTTGCTGGAAAGCTTTCTTATGTGAAAACTTGCCAGGAGAAGTTCAAGAATCTTGAGAATTCCCCTCTTGGAGAAGCTTTACGATCAGGACAGGCACGACGATCTTCACCAACTGG gcACTATTCTCAGAGGTCAAAATATGACTCAAATGTGAGTGGTCATTCATCTTTTGCAACATCTCCAGCAGCAGACAACTTAGAAAAAGAGATGCTTCCTCATTATGAGCCAATTCCGTTCAGTGCTTCTTTGAATGAATCTACTCCAACTGGTATTACTGATCATATTGCCCAAG GACCTGAGCCCAACATTGAAGAAagtcctaaaagaaaaaatattacatatgAGGAATTAAGGAATAAGAACAGAGAGTCATATGAAGTTACTTTAACACATAAGACTGACCCCTCAGTCAGGCCTATGCAGGAAAGAATGCCAAAAAAAGAAG